The Desulfobotulus pelophilus genome includes a window with the following:
- a CDS encoding pilus assembly PilX family protein — MIKTIHSVSDNEKGIILITSLVLLVILTLIGIAAMQSTTLQERMAGNMEQRDRAFQAAESGLRAAEARFAAWGINPPAFNGQDGRYHSVSSPLPADWWLPARNPMQDADSNAVFIIEEVRSIEDAGANSIAFVPSEDFAILYRIRSRAQSPNTRATVMLETTFVY; from the coding sequence ATGATAAAAACGATTCACTCTGTCAGCGATAATGAAAAAGGGATTATCCTTATCACCTCCCTCGTTCTGCTGGTCATTCTTACCCTTATTGGCATTGCAGCCATGCAGTCTACCACCCTTCAGGAGCGTATGGCTGGCAATATGGAACAGAGGGACCGCGCCTTTCAGGCGGCGGAATCCGGCCTCAGGGCGGCGGAAGCGCGGTTTGCGGCCTGGGGAATTAATCCGCCTGCTTTTAATGGTCAGGACGGTCGCTACCACAGTGTCAGCAGTCCTTTACCTGCTGACTGGTGGCTTCCTGCAAGAAACCCCATGCAGGATGCGGATAGCAATGCTGTTTTTATCATTGAGGAAGTGAGGTCCATTGAGGATGCGGGTGCGAATTCCATTGCCTTTGTCCCTAGTGAGGATTTTGCCATTCTATACCGTATCCGTTCCAGAGCCCAAAGTCCCAATACCCGGGCAACGGTTATGCTGGAAACAACGTTTGTTTATTGA